From the genome of Glycine max cultivar Williams 82 chromosome 2, Glycine_max_v4.0, whole genome shotgun sequence, one region includes:
- the LOC121174305 gene encoding uncharacterized protein translates to MDIPLRSTRKYLFKKTDLLRLRELASLVSDPVDFQAHHGKLLRILRVDVEEGCLETLVQFYDPLYHCFTFPDYQLVPTLEEYSYLVGLPVPDKIPFHGFEPTPKPSDIAAALHLKTSIIQANLTSKGGLQGLPTHFLYQQASIFAEAASILAFHSILALLIYGLLFFPNVDNFIDINAIKIFLTKNPVPTLLADTYHSIHDRTQAGRGTISCCAPLLYQWFTFHLPQSRAFKTNDDKLSWPRRIMTLDPSDIVWYQAASDVGEIIVSCGEYPNVPLLGMRGGISYNPLLARRQFGYPIKTKPNNLALTNEFYLNHGDHSNKRERFAQAWSAIRRLNRSQLGKKSDYVHESYTQWVIDRTKSFGLPYRLPRYLSSTIPPSSLPIPFDTKEEFHEQLTKERQEKETWKRRCQELEQENETLKGR, encoded by the coding sequence ATGGACATCCCACTGAGAAGCACTAGGAAGTACCTTTTCAAAAAAACAGACCTGTTGAGATTAAGGGAGCTAGCATCTTTAGTAAGTGATCCAGTTGATTTTCAAGCTCATCATGGGAAGTTGCTCAGAATTCTTAGAGTAGATGTTGAGGAAGGATGCCTAGAGACCCTGGTTCAGTTCTATGACCCGCTCTACCATTGCTTCACATTTCCCGATTACCAGCTTGTCCCCACACTTGAAGAGTACTCCTACCTAGTAGGTTTACCTGTGCCAGACAAGATACCTTTCCATGGTTTTGAGCCTACCCCTAAACCCTCCGACATCGCAGCCGCCCTCCATCTTAAAACCTCCATCATCCAAGCAAACCTTACCTCTAAAGGAGGCCTCCAAGGTCTTCCCACCCACTTCCTCTACCAACAAGCCTCCATATTTGCTGAAGCAGCTAGTATACTTGCCTTCCATTCTATCCTAGCCCTCCTTATATATGGCCTTTTATTCTTCCCAAATGTTGACAACTTCATCGATATCAATGCCATTAAAATCTTTCTTACAAAGAACCCCGTACCCACTCTACTCGCCGATACCTACCATTCTATCCATGACCGTACCCAGGCTGGCCGGGGAACCATTTCTTGTTGTGCACCTTTACTCTATCAATGGTTTACCTTCCACTTACCTCAATCCCGTGCCTTCAAGACCAATGATGACAAGCTTTCCTGGCCTCGCCGAATCATGACTCTTGACCCATCTGACATTGTTTGGTACCAAGCAGCTAGTGATGTTGGAGAGATTATTGTGAGTTGTGGTGAATATCCCAACGTACCTCTTTTGGGTATGCGTGGCGGAATTAGCTACAACCCACTTCTCGCTCGACGACAATTTGGGTACCCGATAAAGACAAAACCAAACAACCTTGCCTTGACTAATGAATTCTATCTTAACCATGGAGATCACTCGAACAAAAGGGAAAGATTCGCACAAGCTTGGAGCGCTATCCGCAGACTCAACAGAAGTCAGTTGGGAAAGAAATCAGACTATGTGCACGAATCTTATACCCAGTGGGTTATTGATAGGACCAAGAGCTTTGGCCTACCCTACCGCTTACCTAGATACCTATCGTCCACCATCCCACCATCATCCTTGCCTATCCCCTTTGATACTAAGGAAGAGTTTCATGAACAATTAACCAAAGAAAggcaagaaaaagaaacttgGAAGAGGAGATGCCAGGAGCTAGAGCAAGAGAATGAGACTTTGAAGGGAAGATAG